In Mercurialis annua linkage group LG6, ddMerAnnu1.2, whole genome shotgun sequence, the following are encoded in one genomic region:
- the LOC126687804 gene encoding vegetative cell wall protein gp1, producing the protein MANQPAQSRPWFRLSSIARPAPESIPTPVAAPEPAPVQARPVLARPALRPQPSVLSTLPQESTPAPPPSAATVAPPIAAPPPAAPVQVSPANPAGGGGVASVPSSPIRRPSAPTASLPTSPVQSATVSGPITANGSVQASPRSRVPAPTISSVPTSPVLKPAQTFSVPTSPVLRPAQTISVPTSPVLKTTQTSSVPTSPALKPSQTSSVPTSPALKRAQTLSVPTSPVNKPMPTPFAVPSSPTPKPSPKTSSVPASPTNKASPITTARVPSPVPSYARNINLVVESPPRSPKPNPTAPPPSPLLLPPAKLKSDAEPEPKIPMLAEQKTVLVQKTIDNPKPWTNSGSSDRIPEDAIKSKLYGHNGKQETSKDRHGETKEKAHHKKLSTDSEDGGMRIITIAGENKGAFMEVIHTPNNKKHVFQGHPHRIGNQPKGSSSSSSSSSSDGEGKAKMKKDGSHKGSGTNSLPLSAFMNSNVQGVNNSIVYNSSCTHHDPGVHLALSRKPAGAGGGFHIKDRSQGHHHHD; encoded by the coding sequence atggcAAATCAACCTGCGCAATCTCGTCCTTGGTTCCGTCTGAGTTCCATAGCTCGGCCAGCTCCTGAATCAATTCCAACTCCAGTTGCAGCTCCTGAGCCAGCTCCAGTTCAGGCTCGTCCGGTTCTTGCGAGACCTGCACTTAGGCCTCAGCCTTCCGTTCTATCAACTCTGCCTCAAGAATCGACCCCTGCACCCCCACCATCTGCTGCCACAGTTGCACCACCAATTGCTGCTCCACCACCTGCTGCACCGGTTCAAGTATCCCCTGCAAACCCAGCTGGTGGCGGTGGTGTGGCATCAGTACCATCATCCCCCATACGGAGGCCTTCTGCTCCTACTGCTTCTTTGCCTACCTCTCCGGTCCAATCAGCCACTGTAAGCGGTCCAATTACTGCCAATGGTTCAGTACAAGCATCGCCGAGATCTAGAGTTCCAGCTCCTACAATATCCTCAGTTCCAACTTCTCCTGTCTTAAAACCGGCTCAGACTTTTTCTGTCCCAACTTCTCCTGTCTTAAGACCTGCTCAGACTATTTCTGTGCCAACTTCTCCTGTCTTAAAAACCACTCAGACTTCATCTGTCCCTACTTCTCCTGCCTTAAAACCGTCTCAGACTTCGTCTGTCCCAACTTCTCCTGCCTTAAAACGCGCTCAGACTTTGTCTGTCCCAACTTCTCCGGTGAATAAGCCAATGCCAACCCCATTTGCTGTCCCAAGCTCTCCTACGCCAAAACCATCTCCAAAAACGTCCTCTGTTCCGGCATCTCCAACCAACAAAGCATCTCCCATTACCACAGCCCGCGTACCTAGCCCTGTACCATCATATGCAAGAAACATAAACCTTGTTGTTGAAAGCCCACCTCGGTCACCTAAGCCTAATCCCACTGCTCCACCACCTTCTCCGTTACTCTTACCACCTGCCAAGCTAAAATCAGATGCAGAACCTGAACCCAAGATTCCAATGTTAGCAGAGCAGAAAACAGTGCTTGTTCAGAAAACTATTGATAATCCTAAACCCTGGACCAACAGTGGCAGCTCGGATAGAATTCCTGAAGATGCCATCAAGTCCAAACTTTACGGACATAACGGAAAGCAAGAAACATCCAAAGATCGCCATGGAGAAACAAAAGAGAAAGCTCACCACAAGAAGCTATCCACAGATTCTGAAGATGGAGGCATGAGAATCATCACAATTGCAGGTGAAAACAAAGGTGCATTCATGGAAGTAATTCACACTCCTAACAATAAGAAACATGTGTTCCAAGGACACCCTCATCGTATTGGCAATCAACCGAAAGGCTCTAGCAGTagtagcagcagcagcagcagcgaTGGAGAAGGCAAAGCGAAGATGAAAAAAGACGGGAGCCATAAAGGTTCGGGAACGAACTCGCTGCCATTAAGTGCATTTATGAATAGTAATGTACAAGGTGTTAACAATTCAATTGTGTACAATTCTTCGTGCACACATCATGATCCTGGAGTCCATCTTGCACTCTCTAGAAAACCAGCCGGGGCTGGTGGTGGATTCCACATTAAGGATCGGAGCCAGGGCCACCACCACCATGATTAA
- the LOC130015644 gene encoding uncharacterized protein LOC130015644, which produces MATTLTLLKLPVLARKSSYIHSKLPALPRPSKLVLSKNDTTDDSNKFLVFNGSIKHLLSSASLPITAFSLPLFLDAKDALAVDGDFGILEGRTFALIHPAVMGFLFCYTLWAGYLGWQWRRVRTVQDEINEMKKQIKPAAVTPDGNPVESPPSPVELKIKQLTEERKELIKGSYREKHFNAGSLLLAFGVFESVGGGLNTWLRTGKLFPGPHLFAGAAITVLWASAAALVPAMQKGNETARSLHIALNTLNVLLFVWQIPTGLDIVLKVFEFTKWP; this is translated from the exons ATGGCCACCACACTTACGCTTCTTAAACTACCCGTTCTTGCAAGAAAGTCCTCCTATATTCACTCTAAACTACCCGCTCTGCCCAGACCATCAAAGCTAGTTCTTTCTAAGAATGACACCACTGATGACTCGAACAAATTCTTGGTCTTCAATGGAAGTATCAAACATTTATTAAGTTCAGCTTCTCTTCCCATTACAGCATTCTCATTACCCTTGTTTTTAGATGCCAAG GATGCACTTGCTGTTGATGGGGATTTTGGGATATTGGAAGGGAGGACATTTGCATTGATACACCCGGCTGTTATGGGGTTTTTGTTCTGTTATACATTGTGGGCTGGCTATTTGGGTTGGCAATGGAGACGTGTCAGGACTGTTCAGGATGAGATCAATGAGATGAAGAAGCAAATCAAACCTGCAGCTGTTACTCCTGATGGGAATCCGGTGGAGTCGCCGCCTTCTCCTGTTGAACTTAAGATCAAACAACTCACTGAG GAGAGGAAGGAGCTGATAAAAGGATCATATAGGGAGAAGCACTTCAATGCAGGATCGTTACTGCTAGCATTCGGAGTGTTTGAATCCGTTGGTGGAGGACTCAACACTTGGTTGAGAACCGGCAAATTGTTTCCTGGACCTCATTTGTTTGCTGGAGCAG CCATTACAGTTCTATGGGCATCAGCTGCTGCATTAGTGCCTGCAATGCAGAAAGGGAATGAAACCGCAAGAAGTCTTCACATCGCCTTGAATACATTAAACGTTCTGCTTTTTGTATGGCAGATCCCCACAGGGCTCGACATTGTTCTCAAAGTCTTCGAATTTACTAAATGGCCTTGA